The nucleotide window GGGCATGGGGCCGGAGATGTTCGGCTTCGCCGCCGGCATTTTCTACCTCGGCTACATCGGCTTCGAGGTGCCGAGCAACATGATGATGCATCGCTTCGGCGCACGCGTGTGGCTCGCGCGCATCATGATCACCTGGGGGATCGTGTCGGCGGGCACGGCATTCGTGCAGACCCCGCAGCAACTCTACGTTGCGCGTCTCCTGCTCGGCGTGGTCGAGGCGGGCTTCTTCCCCTCGGTGTTGTATTACCTCGCGACATGGTTCCCGAAGCAGCATCTCGGACGCGCGATCAGCCGGGTCTACTCGGCCAACATTTTCTCGCTGATCGTGGGGGCGCCTGTCTCGGCCTTGTTGATCGATCACTTCCATGAGGCGAGCGGGTTTTCCGGATGGCGATGGATGATGATGATCGAGGGGCTGCCGGCGGTGGCGCTTGGTGTGATCGCGTGGTTCGTGCTGGTCGACAGGCCGTCGGACGCGAAATGGCTGAGCCCGGCGCAACGCGAGTGGCTGGTGACTACGATGGCGAATGAGGAAGCGGTTGCGGCCACCACGGGAACGTCGAGCTTTCGCAGCGCGATGGTCGCGCCGATGGTCTGGTTGATGGGCCTGCTGTATTTCTGCATTGGCATCGGCTTCTTTGGCATCTCGACATGGTTGCCGCAGGTGATCCGTCAGATGAGCCGGTTGTCGATCGTCGAGATCGGTCTGGTCAGCGCCATACCGTTCATCCTTGGGGCGATTGCGATGTTTGCCAACGCGCGCCATTCGGACCGCACGATGGAGCGTCGCTGGCATCTGGCAGGTGCGCTCTTCGTCGGCGCCGCGGGGTTGGCGGGCAGCGGCCTGACGTCGACCTTGCCGATCGTGTCGTTCGTCTGCATCTGCGTGGCGGCCGCCGGCATCGTCGGGTCGCTCAGTGTGTTCTGGACCATCCCGCCGACGTTTCTGTCCGGTGCCGGCGCCGCAGGTGGAATTGCACTGATCAACGCTATCAGCGGTCTCGCGGGATTTTTTGCCCCCTGGCTGGTGGGTGTGGCACGCGGACATTCCACCGACTTCACGTTGGCGCTGTATTGCCTGGCGGCCAGCGCGGCAGCGGCGGCAGTGCTGGCGGCGGTCCTGCCCTACGGCAAGCGCAAGCCTCGAGATGAGGTCAGCGCCTATGCGCACTGATCGAATGCATTGAACGGTTTAAGGCGGGAGGCGGCATGACGCGGGAACTGGCCAAGGCCCGGGCGAAGGAAGTGGCATTCGCCTCATCGCGCCGCGAGCTTCACCGTCCCGCCGCCGCCAGAATATCGGTGCCGAGTCCGGTATGAATATGTCCGAGTTGGAAAAGTTCGTCGTCGAGCACCTGCAGCGCGAACGGAATATTCGTCTTGACGCCTCGAACTTCGGTCGCCCGCAGGGCTTGCGACATTTGCCGGATGGCGGACGTGCGATCCGGCGCATGCACGATGATCTTCGCCAGGAGCGGATCGTAATACGGTGTGACGGTGCTGCCTTGTGCGTACCCGGTCTCCACGCGAACGCCGTCACCCTGCGGTAGCTCGAATACCTCGAGTTTCCCGGGCGACGGGAAGAACCGCACCGGGTCTTCGGCATAGACTCGCACTTCGATCGCGTGCCCGTTCACGCGGGGCCGGTCCGGAATCACCGCCGCGAGCGATTCGCCCGCCGCCAGCCGGATCTGCGCCATCACGAGATCCACTCCCGTAATGGCTTCAGTCACGGCGTGCTCGACTTGCAGGCGTGTATTCATCTCGAGAAAGTTGCATGTCCCGTCCGCGCCGAACAGCGTCTCCGCCGTACCGATCACGTCGTACCCCATGTCCTGGAGCAAACCGGCGATCCGCTCGGCGGTGGCCTCCATGTCGCGGCGCGGCAGCAGCGGGGCGGGCGACTCCTCGATCACCTTCTGATGGCGGCGCTGCACGGAGCAGTCGCGCTCGAACAGATGGCAGGCATTTCCGGCCTTGTCCGCCAGAATCTGGAACTCGATATGGCGGGGCCGCTCGATCAGCTTCTCCAGATACAACTCGCCATTGCCGAAGCTCTTCTGCGACACCGACCGCGCCTGCGCAATGGCCGCGAGCAACGACACCTCGTCGCGCGCGGGCACCATGCCGATACCCCCACCGCCGGCGGCGGGCTTGATCAGCACCGGGTATCCGATCGCACGCGCTGCCGCGCTGATCGATTCCGTGTGGTCGTCGAGCAAACCCGAGCTCGGCGACATCGGCATGCCGTGGCGTGCCATCAGTTCCCGCGCGCGCGTCTTGTGTCCCATCGCTTCGATCCATCGCGGCGACGGCCCGATGAACGCAGCCCCTGCGTCGATGACGCGGCGCGCAAACGCGGCGTTCTCGGACAGAAAGCCGTAGCCGGGGTGTACGGCGTCGGCGCCCGAGCGCGCCAGCACGCTCATGAGACGATCCTGATCGAGATAGCTCGACATCGCCGGTGCGGGGCCGATGGCATACACCTCGTCGGCCTGGGCCAGATAGGGCAGCGTCGCGTCCGCTTCGGAGCACACCGCCACGGAACGGATGTTCATCTGACGCAGCGCGCGAATGATGCGCGCCGCGACCGCGCCGCGATTCGCGACGACGACCTTGGTAAACATATCTCTCTCCTCCTGCGTTTCTCCATGCCGGGAACGGCATACCGCAAGGCGGTGCCGCGCCCGACGCGATCGCCGCGATCGCCGCGATGGGCCTAGCCTGAAATCCTGTCCGTCATGCCGCCCCATCCGACGCGCGCGTCGTCGAGCTGCTTGCCCAGTGCCTCGGTCTCCTGCCGGAGCGCCCGCAGCGCTTCGTCGAGATGGGCGCCGGACATGCGCGACGCGATCGACGCAATGCTGATCGAGACGAACGCCGGGCCATCGCGTCGAGGTAGCGTCATGCCAATGGCGCTGACGTCCGCGATCACCGTCTGCAAATTCATGGCGTAACCGTCGTGGCGGGTCTTGGTGACCAGCTCGCGCAAGCGCTCGGGCGAGATGTCGCGATAGCTCGGCAGATGCATCGCGTTCGCCGCGATCGCCGCTTCGACCGCGCTGTCGGGCAGCGCGGCCAGCAGCGCCATCGCCCCGGCTCCGGCGCCCAGCGCACGCCGCGCACCGATCCTCAGGCTGTGCGTGCGAATCGGATAGCTGCCCTGCACGTGATCGAAGCACACGGCCTCGTGGCCGCTGCGTACCATCAGAAAAACGGAATCGCCCGTCTTGTCGGCGAGCCGCCGCAGCGTCGGCTGGCACCGCTCCTTCAGATCGAACGCGGGCGACGCACTCAAGCCGAGCACGTAAGCCATATGTCCGAGCGTGTAGCGCCGGGATTGCGCGTCGAGTTGCAGCATGTGGCTAAACGATAGGCCCTTGACGATGCGATGTGCCGTAATGCGCTCCAGGCCCAGGCCCTCGGCAATCTCGTGGAGCCGCAGTCCTTGCGGGCCGCGCATGGCGACGAGGCGCATGACGGCAATGGCGCGCTGAATGCTTTGGGTACCCTCGTTCGCGCGGCGCGCTACTGGCGCTGTAAGCGCATCGTCGTTCGACAAGTCGTCACCGGGCATTGCCGTTGCATCGAGTCCTTCGATTCCATCGCCGATGTCCTCGGCATCTCGGGGTGGGAGTGTCATGAAAATGGCTTCCGTTCGTGTTTCGTCCTGCACGTCCGCGCCGACCCAATGGGACCGCGTATCGATGGTGGGCAACGGTGGGCGTGCGACATAGGGGGCAGGCATTGGCGTGCCGAAGCGCGGGCGCCTCAACGCCTCAGCGCGTCAACGCGTCAACGCCCGCGAAACGATGGCGCGCGCTTCTGTGCGAACGCCTCCCGCCCCTCCTTGCGATCTTCCGTGTCGCGCAGCAATCCCCATAATCGGCGCTCGTGCGCCAGCGCGACGGGCAAGGGCATCTCCAGCCCATCGCGCACCGCCTGCTTGATGGCATGCACGGCCAGCGGAGCGGCATTGGCCAGGCGACGTGCGATGCCTGTCGCCGTCTCCATCAGCGATTCGGGCGCGACCACGTGGCTCACCAGCCCGATGCGCAACGCGGTTTGCGCATCGATCGCGTCACCGGTGAGCAACATCCACATGGCGTTGGCGTGGCCGACAAGACGTGGCAGACGCTGCGTTCCGCCCGACCCCGGCATCGACCCAACCTGGACTTCCGGCAATGCGAAGCGGGCCGTCTCGGCCGCGATGCGAATATCGCAGGCGAGTCCGATCTCCAACCCGCCCCCATATGCCAGCCCGTTGAACGCGCAGATCACGGGGGTGTCGAAGTCGAGGCCGAGCGTGAGCGATCCCGCTTCCGCTTCGGCGCCTTCACCGCCGAACACCTGCGCGGCGAACGACGTCGCGGGCGGCGGGGTTCGTCGCAGGTCCGCACCGCTGCTGAATGCGCGGTCTCCGGCCCCCGTCACGATGACGGCGCGAATCTCCGGTGTGTCGCCGATATGCCGCCACAGTGCCTGGAGCCGCGCGCGCATCGCATAGTCGATGGCGTTGAGCGACTCGGGCCGGTTCAGGCGCACCGTCGCGATGCCTTCATTCACCACAAATTCGATACTCATGATGTCGATGTCGCCGAAGTTGCGCACACCCTCGTCTCAAGGGTCGATGCGGTGCTTGAAGCCGGGCGTGCGCGAATCCGCCGCCACGCGCAGCGCGCGCCGGATCGCGTCGCGCGTCTCGCCCGGGTCGATCACGTCGTCGATCCAGCCCTGCGCGGCCGCCTCATAGGCGCTCGACTGCTCGTCGAGCTTCGCCATGATTTCGGCCTTGCGCGCCACCGGGTCCGGCGCGGCCGCGATCTCGCGCCCGTATACGAGTTCCACGCCGGCTTCCGGCCCCATCACGTCGAAGTGGGCGTCCGGCCACGCGGCGAGATAGTCGGGACGCATCGCGCGCCCGCACATCGCGAGATAGGCCAGGCCGATGGCCTTGCGCGCCACGATGGTGATCTTCGGCACAGAGGCGGCACACACGGTGTTGAGCAGGCGGGCGGCGAGAGACACCATTCGTTGCTTTTCGATGTCCGGCCCGACGAGGAACCCGGGCGCGTCGCAGATGAACACGAGTGGCACGTGGAACGCGTCGCAGACATCGACGAACTTGCGCGCCTTCTGCGCGGTCTTCTCGTCCATCACGCCGCCGCGCGACATTGGGTTCGACGCCACAAAGCCGACAGGCTGTCCGTCGATGCGGCCAAAGGCAGTGATCAGATTCGGGCCGAAGCGCGGCCGATAGTGAAAGAGGTCGCCGGCGTCGACGATGAGGCTAAGCACACGCTTCATGTCATACGCCTGGCGCCCGACATCGGGAATCATTGCGCGCAGCTTGTCGCGTCCCTCCTCGGTGTCGAGGGCTGCGGGTCGGGCCTCGGCGACCGGCGGCAACTCGCCGCAATGGCTCGGCAAAAACGACAGGAAGGTCCGCAGGCTGCGCAGCGTATCGGCCTCCGTTTCGCCCACGTAGTCCGTCTGACCGGTCACGGACTCGCTCACGTCGGCGCCGCCGATGGCATCGGTCGTCACCGATTCGCCGGTGCCCACCTTGACGACGAGCGGTCCGGACATGCCCATCACGCCTGTGCCGCGAGCGAGGGCCGTGAAGTCGGATTGAGCGGCCGTGAACGAGGGACCCCCGAAGGCCGGACCAAGGATTGCCGCGAGCTGTGGAATCTGGCCCGACATCCGGAAATGATCCGCGAAGCGTGCGCCCATGTTGGCCGCCATCGCCCCGAAACTCTCCTGAACACGCGCCGCGCCTGCCTCCATCAATGCAATGAACGGCTTTCGATGACGCAGTGCCGCATCGCGAACCCTTGCGATCTTGATCTCGCCCACCCGCCCGCGCGTGCCGCCAAGCACGGTCGCGTCGTCAGCGGCGACATACACGATGCGTCCGTCGATGGTGCCATGTCCCGTCACGATGCCGTCGGCCGGCGTGCGCTCGCGCAAGGACGCGTGCGCACTGCGTGCATGAACGCCGATTTCGACAAAGCTCCCGTCATCGAGCAGCAATGCGATCCGCTCGCGCGCGGTCAGCTTGCCTTGTTCGCGAAGCTTGTCGATGGCGGCTTCCGACGTCGCACCCCGGACGGCTTCGCGGCGGGCTTGAAGTTCGTCGATCTTGCGTTTGTCCATGGGCGTCCTGAAGGTGCGATGGACGCGGAGAGCGAAGCTTTCCACTTATCCATATATTGAAATAAATAATGATTCTATGGTGCGGTGCGTGAGCGATCATGCCGTGTCGGTATGATCGCTTATTGACATCGAGAACCATGTTTCCTAGCTTTTATAGCGGATATTTCAACAACGTGCCAGAGAAATTGGTGCAATTCGAGGTGGGGTTTTCGATGTTTTGTAATTCCAATATGTGAACATAAATAATGAGGTCGAAATGAATCGAATCACGGGAAGGCGCGCGATCGCGCGCGTGGCGTCGGGGTTTCGGGTGGGGGCCGCGGTGGGGGCGGTCGCGCTCGGGGTAATGGGCGTGCTCGGTGCGGTGGGCGTGTCGGGCAACGCGGCGGCGGCTGAGAAGAGCGCTCCCGCAGTCGATCGCAACACGCTTGTCGTGGCACTTGACAAGGAGATCCAGAGTCTCGATGCGCTGGTGACGGCCAGCGGCGATTCGCAACGCTATGCGATGTCGATTTTCGACACGCTGTACGGTTTTGACGACAAGGGCAATATCGTGCCGCGCATGGCGACGAGCTACGCGATGTCGTCCGACGGACTGGCTTACACCTTCAAGCTTCGGCCGAACATCAAGTTCCACAACGGCGATCCCTTTACGTCGGCGGACGTGAAGTACTCGATCGAGCGCGTGGTGGATCCTGTCACGAAAAGCACGCGGCGCCCGTATTTCGCGCCCGTCATCGAGGGTGTCGACACGCCCGATCCCCTCACCGTGCGCATTCGTCTGAAGCAGCCCGACGGCGTCTTCCTCAACAAGATCGCCGGCTTTCTGTTCATCGTGCCGCAGAAATACACGTCGTCGTTGCCGAACGTCGAGGCGTTTGCCGCGGCACCGATCGGTACCGGCCCGTACCGGGTGAAGGCCAACAAAGTGGGGCAGTACCTCGAGCTGGAGCGCTTCGACGACTTTTACGGCGACAAGCCTGCCATCAAGACGCTCGTGTTCAAGTACATTCCCGAGCCGTCGAGTCGTGTCAATGCGATCGTGTCGGGGGAGGTCGACATTGCCGCCATGATCCCGCTGGCCGAAGTGGCGCGGCTCCGACAGGACGCCGCGCTGGACGTCATCACCAACCCGGTGTCTTCGCCGATGCACGTGCGGCTGTACTCCAATGTGCCGGATTCCCCGCTCGCCAAGCGCGACGTGCGACTGGCGCTGAACTACGCGATCGACGCGAACGCGATCATCAAGGGGGTATTCCATGGCGTGGGTGCGCCGATGGGCACATTCATCTCGAAGTACTTTCCGTACGGAGGCGACCCGAGCGTGAAGCCGTATCCGTACGATCCCGCCAAGGCGCGCGCGTTGCTCAAGCAGGCCGGCTACCCGAACGGCTTCCCCATCAAGCTTTATGACGCGGTAGGCACACCCAAGGAGTTTGCCGAGGCGCTGGCGGCGTATTGGGGGCAGGTCGGCGTGAAGGTCGACATCAATCGCATCGACTACGCCGCCTGGAGTCGTCTGAACAATACGCACAAGACCGGCCCGATGACGACAACCCAGTTCACCAACGCGATCTACGACCCCATCCATCCCGTGGCGGGTTCGTTCTCGAAGGATGGGGCGTGGTCCGACTACTACAACCCGGAGGTCGAGGCGCTGCTCAAGCAGCTTGAAACCACCACCGGGGCGCAGGCGCGTGGCGAACTGTTCCGCAAGATCGGCAAGATCCTGCACGACGACGCGTCCGCCGTGCTTGTGACGGAGTTGTTCAACGTCTTCGCGAAGAAGAAATCGCTGACATGGGAGGTGCAGCAAGGCTCGGGCTTCCTGAATTTTCGCAAAGTCGCCTGGCATTGAGGTGCGGCGCCGTCGTGAGTCGTGCATTACGGCACGGCGCGACGGCGCGTGCCCCGCGCGGATAGGCAGGTCGGGGAGTGGGGCGGTTCAGGTGTCGAGGCTCACGGCGTCCTCGCCCTCGCCGATGGGGTCTCCCACGTTGACGTGCACTTTCGTGACACGCCCGGCACGGGGTGCGATCACGGGAATCTCCATCTTCATCGACTCGACCATCAGGAGCGCCTGGTCCTCGGCGACGGCGTCGCCTTCGGCGACCAGTACCTGGCAGACAGTGCCAGTGATTTCAGAGCGAACGGCGTGGTTGGGCATCTCGGTTTCCTCCGGGTCATGACGCGTGGTTCAACAAACGATTTGCAGTCGACAAGTGGGAGTCATCGACACATGGTTGCTTTCCTGAGTGCTTCGGAACATCGGGCCGCGTCCGGCGCGGCCTCGCAGTGGCAGGCGGAATACGACGTGATCGTGGTGGGGTACGGTGCCGCCGGCGCGGTGGCGGCCATCGAGAGCGCCGATGCTGGCGCGCGCGTGCTGCTCATCGAGAAGATGCCAGACCCCGGGGGCATTTCGATCCTGTCGGCGGGGGGTGTGCGTGTTGCCGATGACGCCGATGCCGCCTTTCGATACCTTCGCGAAACTTGTGGCGGCCGCACGCCGGATGACGTGCTGCGAGCGCTGGCGCTCGGCATGACCGAAGTCGCCGGCTACCTGCGCGATCTCGCGCGTGTCGATGGCGCGGTCGTGCGTGTCGAGTCGGCCGTGGGCAACTATCCGTTTCCCGGATGCGATTCGCTGGCCTACGCGGACATCGAATCGATTCCCGGCTTTGGCGACCCGGCGGGCTACCTTGCGGCGCGGCCGTTTCGTCCGGGCTGCCTGCTTTTCAGGCTTCTGCTCGACAACGTCGAGGCGCGTCGTGCCGATGGTCGGATCGACGTGTGGCTTTCCACGCCGGTCGAGCGTCTCGTGCAGGATGCGGGCCGCGAAGTGTGCGGGGTGAGGTTGCGTCGCGGTGACGACGTGATTTGTGTGCGGGCGCGCCGCGCGGTGGTGCTGGCTTGCGGCGGCTTCGAGGCCGACGAGGACATGAAGCGGCAGTACTTCGTCTCGACGCCCGTGTTGCCGGGAAGCTTTCGCGGCAACACGGGCGACGGCATCCGCATGGCGCAGGCGGCCGGCGCGGCGCTCTGGCATATGTGGCACCACCACGGCCCGTACGGGATCCGGCATCCGGACCCGTCGTACCCGTTCGGCATCTACGCCAAGATCCTGCCGATGTGGACGCCGGAACGGGGGGCGAAGCAATTGCCGAAAATGGCGTGGATCATCGTGGATCAACGCGGGCGACGCTACGTCAATGAATATCCCCCCTACATCTCCGACACCGGCGTGCGTCAGTTCGATCATTTCGATCCGTGTGCGTATCGACACGACCGGCTGCCGTCGTTTCTGATCTTCGACGAAGCCGGGCGTCGGATGTATCCGATGGGACGCTCGATTACCAACGATCGCGACGCCTGGTACGAGTGGAGCGCGGACAACCTCAAGGAGGTCGAGAACGGCTTGCTGATAAAGGCCGACACGCTCGAGGCGCTGGCGACCCGGCTCGGCATCGATGCGCAGGCGCTGCTGCGCACCGTGCGCGAGTGGAATGCGGGATGCGATGTGGGGCGCGACGCCGCATTCGGCCGGCGTCCGGAGACCATGGTGCCGCTGCGCGAGGGGCCGTTCTATGCGGCGTTGCTGTGGCCGGTGGTGATCAATACGCAGGGCGGTCCGGTGCACGACGCGTCGCAGCGCGTGCTCGATCCGTTCGGCGATCCCATCGAGGGGCTCTTCGCGGCAGGGGAGCTCGGCAGTGCATTCGGCCACATCTACATGGCGGGTGGCAACCTCGCGGAGTGCATTGTCGGTGGGCGAATTGCCGGGCGCAACGCGGCGCAAGCGGGCGGTGCGGACCGCCGTGGCGTGGGTGCGTTGCGCGCCTGATGCGATGGGGGCGCCGGGCGTCCGGCTGGGCGGACGTCGCGCCGCCTTCGGTGCGTCTCTCATCGATTGTCTTGAGAATGTTCAAATAGTGGAACAAATATTGCGCTTGAATCACTCCGGAATGCAAGCCGGAATGTCGTGATTTGCTAAGCATAAATCCATATAAAGACTGGCTACAGCTTGCGTTATAAAGATAACCGATGATGTATCGATTGAACTGAGAGTTATCCCTGATGAATTTCGTTAAAAGTTATTTGTTTCAAATATTGACCATTTGCGGGCGCGTGACTAGACTGATCTGCATGACGACGACTGCCGGCACAGATCAGGCAGCGCCATAACCAGGAGACGCAAGCGCATGAGCAATCGCTTCCAGGGAAAGGTGGTCCTGGTGACCGGCGGCGCGCGTGGCATTGGCTACGCGACGGCTGAACGGTTCGCCGAGGAGGGTGCACGCGTGGCGATCTGCGACATATCGGCGGACGCGGCGCAATCGGCGGCCGACGCGCTGCGGCAAGACGGCACACGCGAGGCATTCGGCTTCGGTTGCGATGTGACCGACGAGGCGCAGGTGGAATCGCTGGTGGCGCAGGTGCTGGCGCGGTTCGGCGGGCTCGATGTTCTCGTCAACAACGCGGGTGTCACGCGAGATAACCTGCTGTTCAAGATGTCGGTCGATGACTGGGACCGCGTCATGAACGTTCACTTGCGCGGCACCTTCCTGTGTACGCGCGCCGCGCAGCGGCACATGGTCGAGCAACGCAGCGGCAAGATCGTCAATCTCTCTTCCACATCGGCACTCGGCAATCGCGGGCAGGCGAACTATTCGTCGGCCAAGGCGGGTCTGCAGGCCTTCACTCGCACGGCTGCCATCGAGCTGGGGCCCTTCAACATCAACGTCAATGCGGTGGCGCCGGGGTTCGTCGACACCGAAATGACGCGTCAGACGGCGGAACGCCGCGGCATCGATCCCGAGGAATACAAGCGGCAGCGCGCCAGGAGCATTCCGCTTGGCCGCGTCGGTGTTCCGCGCGATATCGCGAACGTGGTGGCCTTCCTTTGCAGCGACGACGCGTCGTTCGTTTCCGGGCAGATCATCTATGTCAAGGGCGGTCCGGAAACGTTGCGGTAAGGCTTCGTCCGGCGTCTTCCTTCGGAGAATTCAATGCACACACGGGCATTGCAGGCATGGCTGCGCAAGATCGCATGGATCGGAACCGGTCTGGCGTTGGGCGTGGCGTCGTGGACATCCACCGAGGCCATGGCCATCGGCGGAAAGCCATCGGTGAATCGCGATACGGTCGTGTTCGCGGTCGGCAAGGACATCAACAATCTCGACGGACAGGTGGCGGCCACGGGGGATTCGCAGCGCTACGGCTGGCAACTGTTCGACACGCTCTACGCGTTTGATATCGACGGCAATCTGAAGCCGAGCGTGGCCACCGCGGTGACTATCTCCCCCGACGGTCTGCAGTACACGTTCACCCTGCGCAAGGACGTCAAGTTCCACAATGGCACGAAGCTCACCGCCCGGGACGTGAAGTACTCGCTCGAGCGCATCGTGGCGCCCGAGACGAAAAGCACCCGGCGGCCATACTTTGCCAATCTCGTCGATCGCGTCGATGCACCGAACGACACGACCGCGGTCTTTCATCTGAAGCGTCAGGACGGGGCGTTCCTCAACAAGATCGCAGGCTATCTGCTGCTCGTGCCCAAGGCGTACACCGAAGCATTGCCCACACCGGAAGCGTTCGCCCGTGCCCCGATCGGATCGGGACCGTACAAGTTCGTCGAGCAGAAGATCGGCCAATCGGTCACGCTCGAGCGTTTCGACGGGTACTGGGGACCGAAGCCGGGCATCAGGCACCTTGTCTTCAAGGTCATTCCCGAGGCAAGCAGTCGCATCAACGCGTTGCTCAGCGGCGAGGTCGACGCCATCGACTACGTGCCGAGTGTCGACGTGGCGCGGCTGAAAGCCAACGCCGGACTCGCGGTGAAGTCGGTCCCCGTGGGCAGCCCCCTCGCGGTGCGGCTTTACTCCAACGTGCCCGGCACACCGCTCTCGAAGCGCGACGTTCGCCTCGCACTGAACTATGCGCTCGACACCCGCGCAATCATCGATCAGGCACTGCACGGCGTGGGGGCGCAGATGTCGTCGTACGTTTCGTCGAGCTACCCGTACGGCGTCGATCGTGCGCTCAAGCCGTATCCGTACGATCCGGCGCAGGCGAAGAAGCTGCTGGCACGCGGCGGTTACCCGAACGGCTTCACGACCGATCTGCTGTGCCCGACGGACAACCCCAAGGAGCTTTGCGAAGTCATCGCCGCGTACTGGGCGGCGGTGGGCGTGAA belongs to Pandoraea pnomenusa and includes:
- a CDS encoding MFS transporter; its protein translation is MKPSESSVSALRASADAGVERATIHRITWRLVPLIFIAWFVNYLDRANIGFAALQMNQELGMGPEMFGFAAGIFYLGYIGFEVPSNMMMHRFGARVWLARIMITWGIVSAGTAFVQTPQQLYVARLLLGVVEAGFFPSVLYYLATWFPKQHLGRAISRVYSANIFSLIVGAPVSALLIDHFHEASGFSGWRWMMMIEGLPAVALGVIAWFVLVDRPSDAKWLSPAQREWLVTTMANEEAVAATTGTSSFRSAMVAPMVWLMGLLYFCIGIGFFGISTWLPQVIRQMSRLSIVEIGLVSAIPFILGAIAMFANARHSDRTMERRWHLAGALFVGAAGLAGSGLTSTLPIVSFVCICVAAAGIVGSLSVFWTIPPTFLSGAGAAGGIALINAISGLAGFFAPWLVGVARGHSTDFTLALYCLAASAAAAAVLAAVLPYGKRKPRDEVSAYAH
- a CDS encoding acetyl-CoA carboxylase biotin carboxylase subunit, coding for MFTKVVVANRGAVAARIIRALRQMNIRSVAVCSEADATLPYLAQADEVYAIGPAPAMSSYLDQDRLMSVLARSGADAVHPGYGFLSENAAFARRVIDAGAAFIGPSPRWIEAMGHKTRARELMARHGMPMSPSSGLLDDHTESISAAARAIGYPVLIKPAAGGGGIGMVPARDEVSLLAAIAQARSVSQKSFGNGELYLEKLIERPRHIEFQILADKAGNACHLFERDCSVQRRHQKVIEESPAPLLPRRDMEATAERIAGLLQDMGYDVIGTAETLFGADGTCNFLEMNTRLQVEHAVTEAITGVDLVMAQIRLAAGESLAAVIPDRPRVNGHAIEVRVYAEDPVRFFPSPGKLEVFELPQGDGVRVETGYAQGSTVTPYYDPLLAKIIVHAPDRTSAIRQMSQALRATEVRGVKTNIPFALQVLDDELFQLGHIHTGLGTDILAAAGR
- a CDS encoding IclR family transcriptional regulator, producing the protein MTLPPRDAEDIGDGIEGLDATAMPGDDLSNDDALTAPVARRANEGTQSIQRAIAVMRLVAMRGPQGLRLHEIAEGLGLERITAHRIVKGLSFSHMLQLDAQSRRYTLGHMAYVLGLSASPAFDLKERCQPTLRRLADKTGDSVFLMVRSGHEAVCFDHVQGSYPIRTHSLRIGARRALGAGAGAMALLAALPDSAVEAAIAANAMHLPSYRDISPERLRELVTKTRHDGYAMNLQTVIADVSAIGMTLPRRDGPAFVSISIASIASRMSGAHLDEALRALRQETEALGKQLDDARVGWGGMTDRISG
- a CDS encoding enoyl-CoA hydratase/isomerase family protein, whose amino-acid sequence is MSIEFVVNEGIATVRLNRPESLNAIDYAMRARLQALWRHIGDTPEIRAVIVTGAGDRAFSSGADLRRTPPPATSFAAQVFGGEGAEAEAGSLTLGLDFDTPVICAFNGLAYGGGLEIGLACDIRIAAETARFALPEVQVGSMPGSGGTQRLPRLVGHANAMWMLLTGDAIDAQTALRIGLVSHVVAPESLMETATGIARRLANAAPLAVHAIKQAVRDGLEMPLPVALAHERRLWGLLRDTEDRKEGREAFAQKRAPSFRGR
- a CDS encoding acyl-CoA carboxylase subunit beta, with the translated sequence MDKRKIDELQARREAVRGATSEAAIDKLREQGKLTARERIALLLDDGSFVEIGVHARSAHASLRERTPADGIVTGHGTIDGRIVYVAADDATVLGGTRGRVGEIKIARVRDAALRHRKPFIALMEAGAARVQESFGAMAANMGARFADHFRMSGQIPQLAAILGPAFGGPSFTAAQSDFTALARGTGVMGMSGPLVVKVGTGESVTTDAIGGADVSESVTGQTDYVGETEADTLRSLRTFLSFLPSHCGELPPVAEARPAALDTEEGRDKLRAMIPDVGRQAYDMKRVLSLIVDAGDLFHYRPRFGPNLITAFGRIDGQPVGFVASNPMSRGGVMDEKTAQKARKFVDVCDAFHVPLVFICDAPGFLVGPDIEKQRMVSLAARLLNTVCAASVPKITIVARKAIGLAYLAMCGRAMRPDYLAAWPDAHFDVMGPEAGVELVYGREIAAAPDPVARKAEIMAKLDEQSSAYEAAAQGWIDDVIDPGETRDAIRRALRVAADSRTPGFKHRIDP
- a CDS encoding ABC transporter substrate-binding protein; this translates as MNRITGRRAIARVASGFRVGAAVGAVALGVMGVLGAVGVSGNAAAAEKSAPAVDRNTLVVALDKEIQSLDALVTASGDSQRYAMSIFDTLYGFDDKGNIVPRMATSYAMSSDGLAYTFKLRPNIKFHNGDPFTSADVKYSIERVVDPVTKSTRRPYFAPVIEGVDTPDPLTVRIRLKQPDGVFLNKIAGFLFIVPQKYTSSLPNVEAFAAAPIGTGPYRVKANKVGQYLELERFDDFYGDKPAIKTLVFKYIPEPSSRVNAIVSGEVDIAAMIPLAEVARLRQDAALDVITNPVSSPMHVRLYSNVPDSPLAKRDVRLALNYAIDANAIIKGVFHGVGAPMGTFISKYFPYGGDPSVKPYPYDPAKARALLKQAGYPNGFPIKLYDAVGTPKEFAEALAAYWGQVGVKVDINRIDYAAWSRLNNTHKTGPMTTTQFTNAIYDPIHPVAGSFSKDGAWSDYYNPEVEALLKQLETTTGAQARGELFRKIGKILHDDASAVLVTELFNVFAKKKSLTWEVQQGSGFLNFRKVAWH
- a CDS encoding biotin/lipoyl-binding carrier protein, with the protein product MPNHAVRSEITGTVCQVLVAEGDAVAEDQALLMVESMKMEIPVIAPRAGRVTKVHVNVGDPIGEGEDAVSLDT
- a CDS encoding FAD-dependent oxidoreductase encodes the protein MVAFLSASEHRAASGAASQWQAEYDVIVVGYGAAGAVAAIESADAGARVLLIEKMPDPGGISILSAGGVRVADDADAAFRYLRETCGGRTPDDVLRALALGMTEVAGYLRDLARVDGAVVRVESAVGNYPFPGCDSLAYADIESIPGFGDPAGYLAARPFRPGCLLFRLLLDNVEARRADGRIDVWLSTPVERLVQDAGREVCGVRLRRGDDVICVRARRAVVLACGGFEADEDMKRQYFVSTPVLPGSFRGNTGDGIRMAQAAGAALWHMWHHHGPYGIRHPDPSYPFGIYAKILPMWTPERGAKQLPKMAWIIVDQRGRRYVNEYPPYISDTGVRQFDHFDPCAYRHDRLPSFLIFDEAGRRMYPMGRSITNDRDAWYEWSADNLKEVENGLLIKADTLEALATRLGIDAQALLRTVREWNAGCDVGRDAAFGRRPETMVPLREGPFYAALLWPVVINTQGGPVHDASQRVLDPFGDPIEGLFAAGELGSAFGHIYMAGGNLAECIVGGRIAGRNAAQAGGADRRGVGALRA